One Elaeis guineensis isolate ETL-2024a chromosome 10, EG11, whole genome shotgun sequence genomic window carries:
- the LOC105032066 gene encoding proteasome subunit alpha type-3 isoform X1, with translation MSSIGTGYDLSVTTFSPDGRVFQIEYAAKAVDNSGTVIGIKCKDGIVMGVEKLISSKMMLAGSNRRIHSVHRHSGMAVAGLAADGRQIVTRAKSEATSYERVYGEPIPVKELAERVAGYVHLCTLYWWLRPFGCGVLLGGYDRDGPQLYMIEPSGVSYRYFGAAIGKGRQAAKTEIEKLKLSELTCREGVIEVAKIIYAVHDEAKDKAFELEMSWVCDESNRQHQKVPDDLLEEAKAAAKAALEEMDAD, from the exons atGAGCAGTATCGGGACCGGTTACGATCTCTCAGTGACCACCTTCTCCCCCGATGGAAGAGTCTTCCAGATCGAGTACGCAGCCAAAGCCGTCGACAACAGCGG GACTGTTATCGGGATCAAATGTAAGGATGGGATTGTTATG GGCGTGGAGAAGCTGATTTCGTCGAAGATGATGTTAGCGGGGTCGAATCGGAGGATCCACTCCGTTCATCGGCATTCCGGCATG GCTGTGGCAGGCTTGGCAGCAGATGGTAGGCAAATCGTTACACGAGCTAAGTCTGAAGCAACCAGTTATGAAAG AGTCTATGGTGAGCCCATACCTGTGAAAGAACTTGCAGAACGTGTGGCTGGTTATGTTCATCTTTGCACACTTTATTGGTGGCTGAG GCCTTTTGGCTGTGGAGTTCTTCTTGGAGGTTATGACAGAGATGGACCCCAGCTGTACATGATTGAGCCCTCAGGAGTCTCATAT AGGTACTTTGGTGCTGCAATCGGAAAGGGAAGACAGGCTGCCAAAAC AGAGATAGAGAAGTTGAAGTTGTCTGAATTAACTTGCAGGGAAGGGGTTATTGAAGTTGCTAAGAT AATATATGCGGTACATGATGAGGCAAAAGACAAAGCTTTTGAGTTGGAAATGAGCTGGGTCTGTGATGAGTCTAATCGCCAACACCAGAAG GTGCCAGATGATCTCCTGGAGGAAGCCAAGGCTGCTGCAAAAGCTGCATTAGAGGAAATGGATGCAGATTAA
- the LOC105032066 gene encoding proteasome subunit alpha type-3 isoform X2 has protein sequence MSSIGTGYDLSVTTFSPDGRVFQIEYAAKAVDNSGTVIGIKCKDGIVMGVEKLISSKMMLAGSNRRIHSVHRHSGMAVAGLAADGRQIVTRAKSEATSYERVYGEPIPVKELAERVAGYVHLCTLYWWLRPFGCGVLLGGYDRDGPQLYMIEPSGVSYRYFGAAIGKGRQAAKTIYAVHDEAKDKAFELEMSWVCDESNRQHQKVPDDLLEEAKAAAKAALEEMDAD, from the exons atGAGCAGTATCGGGACCGGTTACGATCTCTCAGTGACCACCTTCTCCCCCGATGGAAGAGTCTTCCAGATCGAGTACGCAGCCAAAGCCGTCGACAACAGCGG GACTGTTATCGGGATCAAATGTAAGGATGGGATTGTTATG GGCGTGGAGAAGCTGATTTCGTCGAAGATGATGTTAGCGGGGTCGAATCGGAGGATCCACTCCGTTCATCGGCATTCCGGCATG GCTGTGGCAGGCTTGGCAGCAGATGGTAGGCAAATCGTTACACGAGCTAAGTCTGAAGCAACCAGTTATGAAAG AGTCTATGGTGAGCCCATACCTGTGAAAGAACTTGCAGAACGTGTGGCTGGTTATGTTCATCTTTGCACACTTTATTGGTGGCTGAG GCCTTTTGGCTGTGGAGTTCTTCTTGGAGGTTATGACAGAGATGGACCCCAGCTGTACATGATTGAGCCCTCAGGAGTCTCATAT AGGTACTTTGGTGCTGCAATCGGAAAGGGAAGACAGGCTGCCAAAAC AATATATGCGGTACATGATGAGGCAAAAGACAAAGCTTTTGAGTTGGAAATGAGCTGGGTCTGTGATGAGTCTAATCGCCAACACCAGAAG GTGCCAGATGATCTCCTGGAGGAAGCCAAGGCTGCTGCAAAAGCTGCATTAGAGGAAATGGATGCAGATTAA
- the LOC105032066 gene encoding proteasome subunit alpha type-3 isoform X3 has product MGVEKLISSKMMLAGSNRRIHSVHRHSGMAVAGLAADGRQIVTRAKSEATSYERVYGEPIPVKELAERVAGYVHLCTLYWWLRPFGCGVLLGGYDRDGPQLYMIEPSGVSYRYFGAAIGKGRQAAKTEIEKLKLSELTCREGVIEVAKIIYAVHDEAKDKAFELEMSWVCDESNRQHQKVPDDLLEEAKAAAKAALEEMDAD; this is encoded by the exons ATG GGCGTGGAGAAGCTGATTTCGTCGAAGATGATGTTAGCGGGGTCGAATCGGAGGATCCACTCCGTTCATCGGCATTCCGGCATG GCTGTGGCAGGCTTGGCAGCAGATGGTAGGCAAATCGTTACACGAGCTAAGTCTGAAGCAACCAGTTATGAAAG AGTCTATGGTGAGCCCATACCTGTGAAAGAACTTGCAGAACGTGTGGCTGGTTATGTTCATCTTTGCACACTTTATTGGTGGCTGAG GCCTTTTGGCTGTGGAGTTCTTCTTGGAGGTTATGACAGAGATGGACCCCAGCTGTACATGATTGAGCCCTCAGGAGTCTCATAT AGGTACTTTGGTGCTGCAATCGGAAAGGGAAGACAGGCTGCCAAAAC AGAGATAGAGAAGTTGAAGTTGTCTGAATTAACTTGCAGGGAAGGGGTTATTGAAGTTGCTAAGAT AATATATGCGGTACATGATGAGGCAAAAGACAAAGCTTTTGAGTTGGAAATGAGCTGGGTCTGTGATGAGTCTAATCGCCAACACCAGAAG GTGCCAGATGATCTCCTGGAGGAAGCCAAGGCTGCTGCAAAAGCTGCATTAGAGGAAATGGATGCAGATTAA
- the LOC105032067 gene encoding probable aquaporin SIP2-1 isoform X1 produces the protein MARFRLVVSDFLVSFLWVWSGSILRYLAYGILGLGMHPIALMIKGSFAVVYVYCFSWLGKATRGGSYNPLIVLCYGISGNFSGFLFTVCGRIPAQHVQVIGSIIGVWLTNTTSAAAAHGPHLNVDVHRGALIEGLLTFFIVLVSLGLKKVPKSSSMKRWISSISKVIFHILASDMTGGIMNPATAFAWAYAQGKHLTREHLCVYWLAPMEGTLLGVWTCNLFDRPQKHRMHCRKETRIKSE, from the exons ATGGCTCGGTTTAGGCTCGTTGTCTCGGATTTCTTGGTCTCTTTTCTATGGGTTTGGTCGGGATCTATTCTGAGGTACCTGGCGTACGGGATTCTGGGGTTGGGAATGCACCCCATTGCTCTTATGATCAAGGGGTCGTTTGCCGTGGTCTATGTATACTGCTTCTCGTGGCTCGGGAAGGCGACCAGAGGCGGGTCGTATAACCCACTGATTGTGCTCTGTTATGGCATTTCTGGGAATTTTTCAGGGTTTCTTTTCACGGTCTGTGGGAGGATTCCTGCCCAG CATGTTCAGGTGATTGGATCGATTATCGGCGTTTGGTTAACCAACACGACCTCCGCTGCAGCGGCTCATGGACCTCATTTGAATGTTGATGTTCATCGTGGAGCACTAATAGAAGGACTGCTTACATTCTTCATTGTGCTTGTTTCACTAGGCCTGAAGAAAGTTCCTAAAAGCTCTTCTATGAAAAGATGGATATCAAGCATTTCCAAAGTGATATTTCATATACTGGCTTCTGATATGACTGGTGGAATCATGAACCCTGCCACT GCCTTTGCTTGGGCATATGCTCAAGGAAAGCATCTAACACGCGAGCATTTGTGTGTGTATTGGCTTGCACCCATGGAGGGAACCCTATTGGGTGTATGGACATGCAATTTGTTTGATAGACCCCAGAAGCACAGGATGCATTGTCGGAAAGAAACCAGAATTAAATCAGAGTGA
- the LOC105032067 gene encoding probable aquaporin SIP2-1 isoform X2: protein MARFRLVVSDFLVSFLWVWSGSILRYLAYGILGLGMHPIALMIKGSFAVVYVYCFSWLGKATRGGSYNPLIVLCYGISGNFSGFLFTVCGRIPAQVIGSIIGVWLTNTTSAAAAHGPHLNVDVHRGALIEGLLTFFIVLVSLGLKKVPKSSSMKRWISSISKVIFHILASDMTGGIMNPATAFAWAYAQGKHLTREHLCVYWLAPMEGTLLGVWTCNLFDRPQKHRMHCRKETRIKSE, encoded by the exons ATGGCTCGGTTTAGGCTCGTTGTCTCGGATTTCTTGGTCTCTTTTCTATGGGTTTGGTCGGGATCTATTCTGAGGTACCTGGCGTACGGGATTCTGGGGTTGGGAATGCACCCCATTGCTCTTATGATCAAGGGGTCGTTTGCCGTGGTCTATGTATACTGCTTCTCGTGGCTCGGGAAGGCGACCAGAGGCGGGTCGTATAACCCACTGATTGTGCTCTGTTATGGCATTTCTGGGAATTTTTCAGGGTTTCTTTTCACGGTCTGTGGGAGGATTCCTGCCCAG GTGATTGGATCGATTATCGGCGTTTGGTTAACCAACACGACCTCCGCTGCAGCGGCTCATGGACCTCATTTGAATGTTGATGTTCATCGTGGAGCACTAATAGAAGGACTGCTTACATTCTTCATTGTGCTTGTTTCACTAGGCCTGAAGAAAGTTCCTAAAAGCTCTTCTATGAAAAGATGGATATCAAGCATTTCCAAAGTGATATTTCATATACTGGCTTCTGATATGACTGGTGGAATCATGAACCCTGCCACT GCCTTTGCTTGGGCATATGCTCAAGGAAAGCATCTAACACGCGAGCATTTGTGTGTGTATTGGCTTGCACCCATGGAGGGAACCCTATTGGGTGTATGGACATGCAATTTGTTTGATAGACCCCAGAAGCACAGGATGCATTGTCGGAAAGAAACCAGAATTAAATCAGAGTGA
- the LOC105032067 gene encoding probable aquaporin SIP2-1 isoform X3: MARFRLVVSDFLVSFLWVWSGSILRYLAYGILGLGMHPIALMIKGSFAVVYVYCFSWLGKATRGGSYNPLIVLCYGISGNFSGFLFTVCGRIPAQHVQVIGSIIGVWLTNTTSAAAAHGPHLNVDVHRGALIEGLLTFFIVLVSLGLKKVPKSSSMKRWISSISKVIFHILASDMTGGIMNPATVKLLVQSSVVEG, encoded by the exons ATGGCTCGGTTTAGGCTCGTTGTCTCGGATTTCTTGGTCTCTTTTCTATGGGTTTGGTCGGGATCTATTCTGAGGTACCTGGCGTACGGGATTCTGGGGTTGGGAATGCACCCCATTGCTCTTATGATCAAGGGGTCGTTTGCCGTGGTCTATGTATACTGCTTCTCGTGGCTCGGGAAGGCGACCAGAGGCGGGTCGTATAACCCACTGATTGTGCTCTGTTATGGCATTTCTGGGAATTTTTCAGGGTTTCTTTTCACGGTCTGTGGGAGGATTCCTGCCCAG CATGTTCAGGTGATTGGATCGATTATCGGCGTTTGGTTAACCAACACGACCTCCGCTGCAGCGGCTCATGGACCTCATTTGAATGTTGATGTTCATCGTGGAGCACTAATAGAAGGACTGCTTACATTCTTCATTGTGCTTGTTTCACTAGGCCTGAAGAAAGTTCCTAAAAGCTCTTCTATGAAAAGATGGATATCAAGCATTTCCAAAGTGATATTTCATATACTGGCTTCTGATATGACTGGTGGAATCATGAACCCTGCCACT GTGAAATTGTTGGTGCAGAGTAGTGTTGTTGAAGGGTAA